Proteins from a genomic interval of Luteibacter pinisoli:
- a CDS encoding diguanylate cyclase domain-containing protein, producing MTPIRPKILVVDDTPANLVAMRRLLARADADIFEASSGNDALALCLDHQFALILLDVNMPGMDGFEVAELIGESEHLRETPIIFVTAAYADDLNRMKGYSAGAVDYIAKPINDAILQSKVRIFLELYRARALLQHALDELSVRNQQLTTEVAERTRMEQLVRHQATHDALTGLPNRVLFRERLEAALAAGNAGGASFALAYIDIDGFKGVNDGHGHAAGDELLKAIAARVDARTRGSDTVARLGGDEFAVLMHDATDGPAALVRCQALCDAIAEPYTLTVADLRIPAKIGASIGVTMYQPGDVYDRLVSTADEAMYEAKRGGKNRCVLR from the coding sequence ATGACACCGATTCGCCCCAAGATCCTCGTCGTCGACGATACGCCCGCCAACCTCGTCGCCATGCGGCGCCTGCTGGCACGCGCGGACGCTGACATTTTCGAAGCCTCCAGCGGCAACGACGCGCTCGCGCTGTGCCTGGACCATCAGTTCGCGCTGATCCTCCTCGACGTCAACATGCCCGGCATGGATGGCTTCGAGGTGGCTGAACTCATCGGTGAAAGCGAGCACCTGCGCGAGACCCCCATCATCTTCGTCACGGCCGCCTATGCCGATGACCTCAACCGGATGAAGGGCTACTCGGCCGGCGCGGTGGATTACATCGCCAAGCCGATCAACGATGCGATCCTGCAATCGAAGGTGCGCATCTTCCTCGAGCTCTACCGGGCACGCGCCCTACTCCAGCACGCACTGGACGAACTCTCCGTGCGCAACCAGCAGCTCACCACGGAAGTGGCCGAGCGCACGCGCATGGAGCAGCTGGTGCGCCACCAGGCCACGCACGACGCGCTCACCGGGCTGCCCAACCGCGTCCTGTTCCGCGAGCGGCTGGAAGCCGCCCTGGCGGCCGGTAACGCGGGCGGTGCGTCATTCGCCCTCGCCTACATCGACATCGACGGGTTCAAGGGCGTGAACGATGGCCACGGCCATGCCGCGGGCGACGAGCTGCTGAAGGCGATCGCCGCGCGCGTCGATGCTCGCACGCGCGGCAGCGACACCGTCGCCCGCCTCGGCGGCGACGAGTTCGCGGTGCTGATGCACGACGCCACCGATGGCCCCGCCGCACTGGTCCGCTGCCAGGCACTCTGCGACGCGATCGCCGAGCCGTACACACTCACGGTCGCCGACCTGCGCATCCCCGCGAAGATCGGCGCAAGCATCGGCGTGACGATGTACCAGCCGGGCGACGTCTACGACCGCCTGGTGTCGACGGCGGACGAGGCGATGTACGAGGCGAAGCGTGGGGGCAAGAACCGTTGCGTCCTCAGGTAG
- a CDS encoding chemotaxis protein CheB has translation MSPRTAIAMGCSAGGLAALLRILPALDRQLAVPVVVCCHTGSSDVSLLVELLARVSALPVVEAAERAPADPGVVHVAPSGYHLLVEANAHFSLSVDARVTYARPSIDVLFESAADAWRDGLVAVLMTGANSDGAEGLKAVRHAGGFAIVQDPATADSDVMPRAGLAIAGADACLSLDQIALRLNELCRP, from the coding sequence ATGAGCCCGCGCACGGCCATCGCGATGGGATGCAGCGCAGGCGGCCTGGCCGCCCTGCTGCGCATCCTGCCCGCGCTGGACCGGCAACTGGCCGTGCCCGTGGTGGTCTGCTGCCACACCGGATCCTCCGACGTCTCCCTACTGGTGGAGCTGCTCGCCCGCGTATCGGCCCTGCCGGTGGTCGAGGCGGCCGAGCGCGCACCCGCGGACCCGGGCGTGGTCCACGTGGCGCCCAGCGGCTATCACCTGCTGGTCGAGGCCAATGCCCATTTTTCGCTCAGCGTGGACGCACGGGTCACCTACGCCCGCCCGTCCATCGATGTGCTTTTCGAGAGTGCCGCGGATGCGTGGCGCGATGGACTCGTCGCCGTGCTGATGACCGGCGCCAACTCCGACGGTGCCGAAGGCCTGAAGGCCGTGCGCCACGCCGGCGGCTTCGCCATCGTGCAGGATCCCGCCACGGCGGATTCCGACGTGATGCCGCGCGCCGGCCTGGCCATCGCCGGTGCCGACGCGTGCCTCTCGCTCGACCAGATTGCCTTACGACTTAACGAACTTTGCAGACCATGA
- a CDS encoding CheR family methyltransferase — translation MDVEDIEIQLFVRAMQLRHGYDFSEYAPASLKRRVQQLVRSHATGTISELNRRVLHEEGFVTRVIEGLSVPVSEMFRDPLVFRALRDKVLPVLASYPEINIWQAGCAHGQEVYSLAILLEEAGLYDRTRIYATDFNDAALQMASEGIYATRDARDWSRNYLEAGGLHSFSDYYSARYEFIKLDQRLRRNVTFFNHNLVTDEVFCEAHLILCRNVLIYFNNALQDRTLGLFRDSLVRGGFLCLGTRENVDFSPSAATFGDVDNALRIYQAGATAGRPLAR, via the coding sequence GTGGACGTCGAGGACATTGAAATCCAGCTGTTCGTACGCGCCATGCAGCTGCGCCACGGCTACGACTTCAGCGAGTACGCGCCGGCATCGTTGAAGCGCCGCGTGCAGCAGCTGGTGCGCTCCCACGCCACGGGCACGATCAGCGAACTGAACCGTCGCGTGCTGCATGAGGAGGGCTTCGTCACGCGCGTGATCGAAGGCCTCTCCGTGCCGGTATCGGAGATGTTCCGCGACCCGCTGGTGTTCCGCGCCCTGCGCGACAAGGTGTTGCCGGTGCTGGCCTCGTATCCCGAGATCAACATCTGGCAGGCCGGCTGCGCCCATGGCCAGGAAGTCTATTCGCTGGCCATCCTCCTCGAAGAAGCCGGCCTGTACGACCGCACGCGCATCTACGCCACCGACTTCAACGACGCCGCGTTGCAGATGGCCTCCGAAGGCATCTACGCCACGCGCGATGCGCGCGACTGGTCGCGCAATTACCTGGAGGCCGGCGGCCTGCACTCGTTCAGCGACTACTACAGCGCGCGCTACGAGTTCATCAAGCTGGATCAGCGCCTGCGCCGCAACGTCACCTTCTTCAACCACAACCTGGTGACGGACGAGGTGTTCTGCGAGGCGCACCTGATCCTCTGCCGCAACGTCCTCATCTACTTCAACAACGCGCTGCAGGACCGCACGCTCGGCCTGTTCCGCGACAGCCTGGTGCGCGGTGGCTTCCTCTGCCTGGGCACCCGTGAGAACGTGGACTTCTCCCCGTCGGCGGCCACCTTCGGCGACGTCGACAACGCCCTGCGCATCTACCAGGCCGGCGCCACCGCCGGCAGGCCGCTGGCACGATGA
- a CDS encoding YeiH family protein → MSAITTTPPAESSRLPGVLLALAVAAVAFGLGRLMPLVGGAVCGIVLGILVRHFAAPSARFQPGIRFAGKQILQWSIIALGFGLSLNQVAKTGLESLSVTLATVAAAGLTAWLLGRVLRVHDKLQVLIGIGTAICGGSAIAAVVPIIKPDDHDTAFAISTIFLFNLVAVLLFPLLGHAMGLSDLGFGLWAGTAINDTSSVVAAGYSYSHAAGNYATIVKLTRATLIIPISLAIAFIVAWRQKRGGASDFSLAKIFPWFILWFLVASAVRTAGLVPEAILPTIHFIAECLIIVALTAIGLSADLRRMAKTGPRPILLGLGTWAAVALTSLLVQHLIGRW, encoded by the coding sequence GTGTCCGCCATCACCACCACCCCGCCCGCTGAATCCTCGCGCCTTCCCGGCGTCCTGCTGGCACTGGCCGTCGCTGCCGTGGCGTTCGGGCTCGGCCGGCTGATGCCACTGGTGGGTGGCGCGGTCTGCGGCATCGTCCTCGGCATCCTTGTCCGACACTTCGCCGCGCCGTCGGCACGCTTCCAACCCGGCATTCGCTTTGCCGGCAAGCAGATCCTGCAGTGGTCGATCATCGCCCTGGGCTTCGGCCTCAGCCTTAACCAGGTCGCGAAGACGGGCCTCGAATCGTTGTCCGTGACGCTGGCCACCGTCGCCGCCGCGGGCCTCACGGCGTGGCTTCTCGGCCGCGTATTGCGCGTGCACGACAAGCTGCAGGTGCTGATCGGCATCGGTACCGCCATTTGCGGCGGCTCGGCCATCGCGGCCGTCGTGCCCATCATCAAGCCCGACGACCACGACACCGCGTTCGCGATCAGCACCATCTTCCTGTTCAACCTCGTCGCCGTGTTGCTGTTCCCCCTGCTTGGCCATGCCATGGGCCTCTCCGATCTGGGCTTCGGCCTGTGGGCCGGCACGGCGATCAACGACACCTCGTCGGTCGTCGCGGCCGGCTACAGCTACAGCCACGCCGCGGGCAATTACGCGACCATCGTCAAGCTCACCCGCGCGACGCTGATCATTCCGATCAGCCTCGCCATCGCGTTCATCGTCGCGTGGCGGCAGAAGCGCGGCGGTGCAAGCGACTTCAGCCTCGCGAAGATCTTTCCCTGGTTCATCCTGTGGTTCCTCGTCGCGTCCGCCGTGCGCACGGCGGGCCTCGTCCCGGAAGCCATCCTGCCGACGATCCACTTCATCGCCGAGTGCCTGATCATCGTCGCGCTCACCGCTATCGGCCTGTCGGCCGACCTTCGCCGCATGGCAAAAACCGGCCCCCGCCCCATTCTTCTCGGTCTCGGTACGTGGGCCGCCGTCGCACTCACGAGCCTGCTGGTACAGCACCTGATCGGCCGCTGGTAA
- a CDS encoding LysR substrate-binding domain-containing protein gives MHAISPRQLDVFVEIATTGSVRAASERLFLSQPAASMALAELERQIGEPLFDRERGRLRLNDRGRDLLPLARELVERHAEFGRRATGAVTALSGELRVGASNTVGNYLVGDLVGPFVDAFPSVSLRLSVANTDRIAQGVLDHDVDIGCVEGPVAHAAIEARPWREDRLVVCARPGHPLTARKRLRRTDFAGEGWVLRERGSATRALSERALAELPEGRTVLELDQSEAIKQAVIAGLGIACLPEVAVADAVATGRLAVLPTPFLDLRRTLSVLLHRQRYRGAVLDAFLATLDAAM, from the coding sequence ATGCATGCGATCAGCCCCCGCCAGCTCGACGTCTTCGTGGAGATCGCGACCACCGGCAGCGTGCGCGCCGCCAGCGAGCGGCTGTTCCTCAGCCAGCCGGCCGCCTCCATGGCCCTGGCCGAGCTGGAACGGCAAATCGGTGAGCCGCTGTTCGACCGCGAGCGTGGACGCCTGCGCCTGAACGACCGTGGACGCGACCTGTTGCCCCTGGCGCGCGAACTGGTGGAGCGGCATGCCGAGTTCGGCCGCCGCGCAACGGGAGCGGTGACGGCGCTCTCCGGCGAACTGCGCGTCGGCGCGAGCAACACCGTCGGCAATTACCTCGTGGGTGATCTCGTCGGCCCGTTCGTCGATGCGTTCCCTTCCGTGTCGCTTCGACTGAGCGTGGCCAACACCGACCGCATCGCGCAGGGCGTGCTCGACCACGATGTCGATATCGGCTGCGTGGAAGGTCCTGTCGCGCATGCTGCCATCGAGGCGCGGCCATGGCGCGAGGATCGGCTGGTGGTCTGTGCGCGGCCCGGGCATCCGCTCACCGCGCGTAAGCGCCTCAGGCGAACGGACTTCGCCGGCGAAGGCTGGGTCCTTCGTGAGCGCGGTTCGGCGACGCGCGCGCTGAGCGAACGGGCCCTGGCGGAATTGCCTGAGGGTCGCACGGTGCTGGAACTGGATCAGTCGGAGGCGATCAAGCAGGCGGTGATCGCCGGGCTGGGTATCGCCTGCCTGCCCGAGGTAGCGGTCGCCGATGCGGTCGCGACGGGGCGGCTGGCGGTGTTGCCTACGCCGTTCCTGGACCTGCGTCGTACACTCTCGGTCTTGCTGCATCGGCAGAGGTACCGCGGGGCGGTACTGGACGCATTCCTGGCGACGCTTGACGCCGCGATGTAA
- a CDS encoding response regulator yields the protein MSSTDKQHHWLADQPLQRKIIIAIGALLALFVAACIANLVSLGRENDTRAWSEHTYVVLLTLDTVGADAQQRQVAARGFMLNQADSEYADFEAADRDLGRSVTDLRRLTADNPLQQGRIDRLQDMLDRWRVEALKNGLEPMRAIGNAVTPEGAQARDGIRRDYFARRTVLMTDVRKLVDDMAATEHSLLEQRNAALDKTLSTTRTIDILSLVLCLLMGGVVIAMTFRLITRPLVRMTELMTRLANHDHSIEVRQLARRDEIGEIARALHVFKEMAIETAGQTWLKSGVTAVSNRLQETTTYREFADTLVTELVTTLKAGVGVFYLYREDSQRLELAGSHGFRQRRHVTTDYAVGEGLVGQAAANRQTIVLQDVPDDYTRIHSGTGEAAPRSVVVVPLLSRDVLLGVVEIASFEHLTALQERLIDELMPIVALSLENLARELRALELLEQTQSQADELRASEEALRRQQDALQATNSELHTKTAELQEQSQRLIASEEELRVQTEELHASNEELREKSLTLNQQKDSLEALQKETHEKAEELARASQYKSEFLANMSHELRTPLNSLLILSRSLADNDEENLSGEQVESARIIHDAGSNLLRLINDILDLSKVEAGKMELMVDTVPLADLARTLGRTFNHVAQEKKVAFEVKLDPGLPASIRTDGGKLEQVVNNLLSNAFKFTAAGSVRVHISRPAADATLPAGLEAAHALCIAVTDSGIGIPPEKFQRVFHAFEQVDASTSRQYGGTGLGLAISRRIAMLLGGDITLDSEVGKGSTFTILLPEEAPAHAGDAAEPMPRERAAAEATLPLSPALIADAIDDDRALLAPGDTIILVVEDDPAFARILADMVHRKGHRVLAAADGETGLALARQFRPTGILLDVMLPGMDGWTVIDRLKHDAATRHIPVHFISATDDASRGMELGAVGFLTKPVSRESIATAFDRLLHFAEGRTRHLLVVDDDASARAAVRTLLKDDNVVIDDAASGEQALEKTREVAYDCIVLDLGLPGISGLEFLELLSQSGHTPPVVVYSGRDLSREESMKIRQYTDSIVVKGARSPDRLLDEVSLFLHSIRHGGAAASAERPTAASGMDEASLRGRRVLLVDDDMRNLFALSKVLRGKGIDVVMAQDGQKALDTLDRDPALELVLMDIMMPVMDGYDTMRAIRAKPAVANVPIIALTAKAMRGDREKCLEAGANDYLSKPIDVDRLLSMIRVWLPART from the coding sequence ATGTCCTCCACCGATAAGCAGCATCACTGGCTGGCTGACCAGCCCCTGCAGCGCAAGATCATCATCGCCATCGGGGCCCTGCTGGCCCTGTTCGTGGCGGCATGCATCGCCAACCTGGTGTCGCTGGGGCGGGAAAACGACACACGGGCGTGGTCCGAGCACACCTACGTGGTGTTGCTCACCCTGGACACCGTGGGCGCGGATGCTCAGCAACGACAGGTGGCCGCCCGCGGCTTCATGCTGAACCAGGCCGATAGCGAGTACGCGGATTTCGAGGCCGCCGACCGCGACCTGGGCCGGAGCGTGACCGACCTGCGCCGCCTCACCGCCGACAACCCCCTCCAGCAGGGCCGCATCGACCGCCTGCAGGACATGCTGGATCGCTGGAGGGTCGAGGCGCTGAAGAATGGCCTGGAGCCGATGCGTGCGATCGGCAACGCCGTGACCCCCGAAGGCGCGCAGGCGCGCGATGGCATCCGCCGCGACTACTTCGCCCGGCGCACCGTGCTGATGACCGACGTCCGCAAGCTGGTGGATGACATGGCAGCCACCGAGCATAGCCTGCTGGAGCAGCGCAACGCGGCGCTCGACAAGACCCTTTCGACCACGCGGACCATCGACATCCTCTCGCTGGTGCTTTGCCTGCTGATGGGTGGCGTCGTCATCGCCATGACCTTCCGCCTGATCACGCGCCCCCTGGTGCGCATGACCGAGCTGATGACCCGCCTGGCCAACCACGACCACAGCATCGAGGTGCGCCAGCTGGCCCGCCGCGACGAAATCGGCGAGATCGCCCGCGCCCTGCACGTGTTCAAGGAAATGGCCATCGAGACGGCCGGCCAGACCTGGCTGAAGTCCGGCGTCACCGCCGTGTCCAACCGCCTGCAGGAAACCACCACGTACCGCGAATTCGCCGACACGCTGGTGACCGAACTGGTCACCACGCTGAAGGCCGGCGTGGGCGTGTTCTACCTCTACCGCGAAGACAGCCAGCGCCTCGAACTGGCGGGCAGCCACGGCTTCCGCCAGCGCCGCCACGTCACCACGGACTACGCCGTGGGCGAGGGACTGGTCGGCCAGGCCGCCGCCAACCGCCAGACCATCGTGCTGCAGGACGTCCCGGACGACTACACGCGGATCCACTCCGGTACAGGCGAAGCCGCACCGCGCAGCGTGGTGGTCGTGCCGCTGCTCTCCCGCGACGTCCTGCTGGGCGTCGTCGAGATCGCCAGCTTCGAGCACCTCACCGCGCTGCAAGAACGCCTGATCGACGAACTGATGCCGATCGTCGCCCTGTCGCTCGAAAACCTCGCCCGCGAGCTGCGTGCGCTTGAATTGCTGGAGCAGACCCAGAGCCAGGCCGACGAGCTGCGCGCCTCCGAAGAGGCGCTGCGCCGCCAGCAGGACGCCCTGCAGGCCACCAACAGCGAACTGCATACCAAGACGGCGGAACTGCAGGAACAGTCGCAGCGCCTGATCGCATCGGAAGAAGAGCTGCGCGTGCAGACCGAAGAACTGCACGCGTCCAACGAAGAACTGCGCGAGAAGAGCCTCACGCTCAACCAGCAGAAGGACTCGCTCGAAGCGCTGCAGAAGGAAACCCACGAGAAGGCCGAGGAACTGGCCCGCGCCAGCCAGTACAAGTCCGAGTTCCTGGCCAACATGTCGCACGAGCTGCGCACGCCGCTGAACAGCCTGCTCATCCTGTCGCGCAGCCTGGCCGACAACGACGAAGAAAACCTCAGCGGCGAACAGGTCGAATCCGCGCGCATCATCCACGATGCCGGCTCCAACCTGCTGCGCCTGATCAACGACATCCTCGACCTCTCCAAGGTGGAGGCCGGCAAGATGGAGCTGATGGTCGACACCGTGCCCCTGGCCGACCTGGCCCGCACGCTGGGCCGCACGTTCAACCACGTGGCCCAGGAAAAGAAGGTGGCCTTCGAGGTGAAGCTCGACCCGGGCCTGCCGGCGAGTATCCGCACCGACGGCGGCAAGCTCGAACAGGTGGTCAACAACCTGCTGAGCAACGCCTTCAAGTTCACCGCCGCGGGCAGCGTCCGCGTCCACATCAGCCGCCCGGCGGCGGATGCCACGTTGCCTGCCGGCCTCGAGGCCGCGCACGCGCTGTGCATCGCCGTCACCGATTCGGGCATCGGCATCCCGCCGGAGAAATTCCAGCGGGTGTTCCACGCCTTCGAGCAGGTGGACGCGAGCACCAGCCGGCAGTACGGCGGCACCGGGCTTGGCCTCGCCATCTCCCGGCGCATCGCCATGCTGCTCGGCGGCGACATCACCCTCGATAGCGAAGTGGGCAAGGGCAGCACCTTCACCATCCTCCTGCCCGAGGAAGCGCCGGCGCATGCAGGCGATGCCGCGGAACCGATGCCGCGCGAGCGCGCTGCCGCCGAGGCCACGCTGCCGCTCTCGCCGGCACTCATCGCCGATGCCATCGACGACGACCGCGCCCTGCTCGCGCCCGGCGACACCATCATCCTCGTGGTGGAAGACGACCCGGCCTTCGCGCGCATCCTTGCCGACATGGTCCACCGCAAGGGCCATCGCGTGCTCGCGGCAGCCGACGGTGAGACGGGCCTCGCCCTCGCCCGCCAGTTCCGCCCCACGGGCATCCTGCTCGACGTGATGCTGCCGGGCATGGATGGCTGGACCGTGATCGACCGCCTCAAGCACGACGCGGCCACGCGGCACATCCCGGTGCACTTCATCTCGGCTACCGACGACGCCAGCCGCGGCATGGAGCTGGGCGCCGTGGGCTTCCTCACCAAGCCGGTGAGCCGCGAGTCCATCGCCACCGCCTTCGATCGCCTGCTGCACTTCGCCGAGGGCCGCACGCGCCACCTGCTGGTCGTGGACGACGACGCGAGCGCGCGCGCCGCGGTACGCACGCTGCTGAAGGACGACAACGTCGTGATCGACGATGCCGCCTCGGGCGAACAGGCGCTGGAGAAGACCCGCGAGGTAGCCTACGACTGCATCGTCCTCGACCTGGGCTTGCCCGGCATCTCGGGGCTCGAGTTCCTTGAGCTGCTGTCGCAGTCCGGGCACACGCCACCGGTGGTGGTGTACTCGGGCCGCGACCTCTCCCGCGAGGAGAGCATGAAGATCCGCCAGTACACGGACAGCATCGTGGTGAAGGGCGCCCGCTCGCCCGACCGCCTGCTCGACGAAGTCAGCCTGTTCCTGCATTCGATCCGCCACGGCGGTGCCGCGGCCTCCGCCGAGCGTCCCACCGCCGCCAGCGGCATGGACGAGGCGAGCCTGCGCGGCCGTCGCGTGCTGCTGGTGGACGACGACATGCGCAACCTGTTCGCCCTCTCCAAGGTGCTGCGTGGCAAGGGCATCGACGTGGTGATGGCGCAGGATGGCCAGAAAGCGCTGGACACGCTGGACCGCGACCCCGCGCTCGAACTGGTACTGATGGACATCATGATGCCGGTGATGGACGGCTACGACACGATGCGTGCCATCCGCGCCAAGCCCGCCGTGGCCAACGTGCCGATCATCGCGCTCACCGCCAAGGCGATGCGTGGCGATCGCGAAAAGTGCCTGGAAGCCGGTGCCAACGACTATCTTTCCAAACCGATTGACGTCGACCGCCTGCTGTCGATGATCCGCGTGTGGCTGCCGGCCAGGACCTGA
- a CDS encoding nucleotidyltransferase domain-containing protein, giving the protein MSDILDALFGGRRQTALAFLYLRPEQSVHVREIARETGAHAGSLHRELAKLAASGLLSRIVHGNQVRYRANPDCPVFPELASLFRKTAGVHTTLRSALEPLAADIHAAFVYGSFARGTEHAHSDIDVCIIGDVGFRSVVAALHDVQTTLTREINPCLYGVREFQTKLAVGDTFLQEVIAQPKLFVLGSDDDLRQPRVHRTAAANTD; this is encoded by the coding sequence ATGAGTGACATTCTCGATGCCCTGTTCGGTGGTCGGCGCCAGACTGCTTTAGCGTTCCTTTACCTCCGCCCCGAGCAAAGCGTGCACGTACGGGAGATTGCGCGCGAGACCGGCGCCCACGCGGGATCGTTACATCGCGAACTTGCAAAGCTTGCTGCATCCGGTCTTTTGAGCCGAATCGTGCACGGCAATCAGGTCAGATACCGCGCCAACCCCGACTGCCCGGTATTCCCCGAGCTCGCATCGCTTTTCCGCAAGACCGCCGGTGTCCATACCACGTTGCGCAGCGCTCTCGAACCGCTAGCCGCTGATATCCATGCCGCCTTTGTGTACGGATCATTCGCGCGTGGAACCGAGCACGCGCACAGCGACATCGACGTTTGCATCATCGGCGACGTTGGATTTCGCAGTGTCGTCGCCGCCCTTCATGACGTTCAGACGACGCTGACACGAGAAATCAATCCGTGCCTCTACGGTGTACGTGAGTTCCAGACGAAGCTGGCGGTCGGCGATACGTTCCTCCAGGAGGTCATCGCTCAACCGAAGCTCTTCGTGCTGGGAAGCGATGATGACCTTAGACAACCTCGTGTCCATCGGACGGCTGCAGCGAACACCGATTGA
- a CDS encoding DNA-binding protein, translated as MMTLDNLVSIGRLQRTPIDREFITRLTMAARRSLAEVETSGIGPDTRFDLAYKCIHRIAMASLAAKGFRTSQNQPGHHQTAIQCLGWSMGVPKETLITLDALRKQRNLSDYSGDPISAEVASTCIAETEALLGVAGQRLSVDNV; from the coding sequence ATGATGACCTTAGACAACCTCGTGTCCATCGGACGGCTGCAGCGAACACCGATTGATCGTGAGTTCATCACGCGGCTCACCATGGCGGCGAGGCGTAGCTTGGCCGAAGTCGAGACCAGCGGCATCGGTCCCGACACCCGCTTCGACCTTGCCTATAAGTGCATCCATCGCATCGCCATGGCCAGCCTCGCTGCGAAGGGTTTCCGAACATCGCAGAATCAGCCGGGACACCATCAGACGGCAATCCAGTGCCTTGGTTGGTCGATGGGTGTGCCCAAGGAAACCCTGATCACCCTCGACGCACTCAGAAAGCAACGAAACCTGAGCGACTACTCCGGCGACCCCATCAGCGCTGAAGTCGCCTCAACCTGCATTGCGGAGACTGAGGCCCTCCTGGGCGTTGCCGGCCAACGGCTATCCGTGGATAACGTCTAG
- a CDS encoding CPBP family intramembrane glutamic endopeptidase, with protein sequence MSSNDVAVPRPALPLRLLRSPVGRIVAFAVMAWLIGMGCTQAYKALGLPHGAIPFGEVTPLIELFRLLPIVLAYWLLVRFIERRHVDELAARKLVPHVLLGLVAGFVLFSLVVGCLAALGAYVVDGTNTGVPWLGLVLVLGVGAGVGEEIVSRGVLFRIVEEGLGTWISLLISAAFFGCAHIWNPHATTWSALAIALEAGLLFGLIYHVTRSLWLCMGVHAAWNVAQGPFYGIPVSGFEQKGWLASHMQGPDWLTGGEFGAEASVVALCICSTLTAVLLAVAVRRGSLVPPFWRRRAAKATA encoded by the coding sequence ATGTCCAGCAACGATGTTGCCGTCCCGCGCCCCGCCCTGCCCCTTCGCCTGTTGCGCTCGCCCGTGGGGCGCATCGTGGCCTTTGCCGTCATGGCCTGGCTCATCGGGATGGGCTGCACCCAGGCGTACAAGGCCCTCGGGCTGCCGCACGGCGCCATTCCCTTTGGCGAGGTCACGCCGCTGATCGAACTGTTCCGCCTGCTGCCCATTGTGCTGGCCTACTGGTTACTGGTGCGTTTCATCGAGCGCCGCCACGTGGATGAACTGGCCGCGCGCAAGCTCGTCCCCCATGTGCTGCTCGGCCTGGTCGCGGGCTTCGTGCTGTTTTCCCTGGTGGTGGGCTGCCTCGCCGCACTGGGTGCCTATGTCGTCGACGGCACCAACACCGGCGTGCCCTGGCTCGGCCTGGTGCTGGTGCTGGGCGTGGGGGCCGGCGTCGGCGAGGAGATCGTGAGCCGCGGCGTGCTCTTCCGCATCGTCGAGGAGGGCCTGGGCACGTGGATCTCCCTGCTCATTTCGGCGGCCTTCTTCGGCTGCGCGCACATCTGGAACCCGCACGCCACCACGTGGAGCGCCCTGGCCATCGCCCTCGAGGCTGGCCTGCTGTTCGGCCTGATCTACCACGTCACCCGCTCGCTGTGGCTGTGTATGGGCGTGCACGCGGCCTGGAACGTGGCCCAGGGCCCGTTCTATGGCATCCCCGTCTCCGGCTTCGAACAGAAGGGCTGGCTGGCCTCGCACATGCAGGGGCCGGACTGGCTCACCGGTGGCGAGTTCGGCGCCGAGGCCTCCGTGGTCGCCCTTTGCATCTGTTCGACCCTAACCGCCGTATTACTCGCCGTGGCGGTCCGGCGAGGCAGCCTGGTGCCGCCGTTCTGGCGCCGTCGCGCGGCTAAGGCCACGGCATAA
- a CDS encoding phosphopantetheine-binding protein, translated as MNAAIETRVLDIVAEQSGRDRATVTVESTLQDLQVDSLEAIEIVFEIEEAFGVQLADDDAKPGTDSLQHLVDAVEAALAQNASAAPAA; from the coding sequence ATGAATGCAGCTATCGAAACACGCGTACTGGATATCGTTGCGGAACAAAGCGGACGCGACCGCGCCACGGTAACCGTCGAAAGTACCCTGCAGGACCTGCAGGTCGATTCCCTCGAAGCGATCGAAATTGTTTTCGAAATCGAGGAAGCCTTTGGCGTGCAGCTCGCCGACGACGATGCCAAGCCGGGCACGGATTCCCTGCAGCATCTGGTCGACGCCGTGGAAGCGGCGCTCGCGCAGAACGCCAGCGCGGCACCGGCGGCCTGA